The following are from one region of the Sphingomonas sp. J315 genome:
- a CDS encoding acyltransferase family protein has product MSFGSQEEGLAYRPEIDGLRALAVLGVMLFHGKLAGAEGGFTGVDVFLVISGYLITGIILRDMMSGRFRFRDFLLRRARRIFPALFTVILATALAGLLLPTAEQLESLGRSGVAALLFLANVHFWREGQGYFDDAAELNPLMHLWSLSLEEQFYLVLPPALLLLLLPRFRRYATPLLLAAALVSFALAELLSTRMPAAAYYLLPTRASEFLAGSLLAMAPSAKGAVETRLHKLPLASIGVAMLLAPYFLLDADTPFPGVATLPTVIGTLLVLRYANPVSGVGRLLASPPLVALGLVSYSTFLWHQPVLAFGRVLPMNALGPLATCALLLLAIALGALTWRIVEQPLRRPGRVGTRSFVIGCGLFWAACVALSGWFVLANGVPARLGATALRLGATAQQARVAQSACYVGLPPARSVEQACRTEPAAADGPNVAIIGDSHAAAIAPAIVDAARRNGAGTLLLANSSCPPIRAFRPFQPDQTPCPTMLRSAFARIADEASIRTVVLAARWTLYFERSYPDNGEGGMETGTPLPPASDADLEALAASIRDTVRWLIKRGKRVVIVYPVPEAGWDVPRWMAKAHRYGVGDPQRLSVSTAWVENRSRAARRALDSLPDHPRLFRVDPAKGLCDPQSGRCALVLDGVPLYFDDDHLSATGARAALSAAAPALDSAIGDSVAKCADRQQERGVRSAGRDQVCRN; this is encoded by the coding sequence TTGAGCTTCGGGTCACAGGAGGAAGGACTTGCCTATCGGCCCGAGATCGACGGGCTGCGCGCGCTCGCCGTCCTGGGCGTGATGCTGTTCCACGGCAAGCTCGCCGGCGCGGAGGGCGGGTTCACCGGGGTCGATGTCTTTCTCGTCATCTCCGGTTATCTCATCACGGGCATCATCCTTCGAGATATGATGTCAGGCCGGTTTCGGTTTCGGGACTTCCTTCTGCGCCGCGCCCGCCGCATCTTTCCGGCACTCTTCACTGTGATTTTGGCAACCGCTCTGGCCGGCCTGCTGCTACCCACCGCAGAGCAGCTCGAGTCGCTCGGCCGGAGCGGGGTTGCCGCGCTCCTATTCCTCGCCAATGTCCATTTCTGGCGGGAGGGTCAGGGCTATTTCGACGATGCGGCGGAACTCAACCCGCTAATGCACCTGTGGAGCCTGTCTCTGGAGGAGCAGTTCTACCTGGTCCTGCCCCCCGCGCTGCTGCTCCTGCTCCTCCCGCGTTTTCGGCGCTATGCTACCCCGCTTTTGCTCGCCGCCGCGCTCGTCTCTTTCGCGCTCGCCGAACTTCTGTCCACCCGCATGCCCGCAGCAGCCTATTATCTGCTCCCGACCCGGGCGTCGGAGTTCCTCGCCGGATCGCTGCTCGCGATGGCGCCATCGGCAAAGGGCGCGGTCGAGACTCGACTTCATAAACTGCCCTTGGCCAGCATTGGAGTGGCGATGCTGCTGGCCCCCTATTTCCTGCTCGATGCGGACACGCCGTTCCCCGGGGTGGCCACGCTGCCCACCGTGATCGGGACGCTACTCGTACTGCGCTATGCGAACCCCGTCAGCGGAGTCGGGAGGCTGCTGGCTTCCCCACCCCTGGTCGCGCTCGGGCTTGTGTCCTACAGCACCTTCCTCTGGCACCAGCCGGTTCTTGCATTCGGTCGCGTGCTTCCCATGAATGCGCTAGGACCATTGGCGACATGCGCGCTGCTTCTGCTCGCAATCGCCCTCGGTGCGCTGACGTGGCGGATCGTCGAACAGCCGCTGCGTCGACCGGGGCGCGTGGGAACCAGGAGCTTCGTGATTGGATGCGGCCTGTTCTGGGCCGCCTGCGTCGCGCTGAGCGGATGGTTCGTCCTCGCAAATGGCGTTCCCGCGCGTCTCGGCGCGACGGCGCTGCGGCTCGGCGCCACGGCGCAGCAGGCCCGTGTCGCACAGAGTGCCTGCTACGTCGGCTTGCCTCCGGCGCGGAGTGTGGAACAGGCTTGCCGGACCGAACCCGCGGCCGCAGACGGCCCAAATGTAGCGATCATCGGCGACTCCCACGCCGCCGCGATCGCCCCGGCGATCGTCGATGCGGCGCGGCGCAACGGTGCAGGCACGCTCCTTCTCGCCAACTCCAGTTGCCCGCCGATCCGGGCATTTCGGCCGTTCCAGCCCGATCAGACACCCTGCCCCACGATGCTTCGATCTGCGTTCGCGCGAATCGCGGACGAAGCGTCGATCCGCACGGTCGTCCTAGCCGCGCGCTGGACGCTCTATTTCGAGCGCAGTTATCCCGACAACGGTGAGGGTGGGATGGAGACGGGCACACCGCTCCCTCCCGCTTCCGACGCCGATCTGGAGGCACTGGCCGCGTCGATCCGCGATACAGTGCGCTGGCTGATCAAACGGGGAAAGCGGGTGGTGATCGTCTATCCCGTTCCAGAGGCGGGATGGGATGTGCCACGATGGATGGCCAAGGCCCATCGGTATGGCGTCGGCGATCCCCAGCGGCTGTCGGTCTCGACCGCTTGGGTCGAGAACCGTTCGAGAGCGGCTCGACGGGCGCTCGATTCGCTGCCTGATCACCCGCGGCTGTTCAGGGTCGATCCCGCCAAGGGTCTGTGCGATCCCCAATCGGGTCGCTGCGCTCTCGTCCTCGATGGCGTCCCGCTTTATTTCGACGATGACCACCTGAGCGCGACGGGCGCGCGGGCAGCACTGTCGGCGGCTGCACCGGCGCTGGACTCCGCCATCGGGGATTCGGTTGCCAAGTGCGCGGACAGACAGCAAGAGCGCGGTGTGCGCAGCGCGGGGCGCGATCAAGTATGTCGGAACTGA